In the genome of Cutibacterium equinum, one region contains:
- the oraE gene encoding D-ornithine 4,5-aminomutase subunit OraE → MTIHDPCLHHTHAQEREQLPMDLPRASAIQPVEPTEPAEPHPDQESLAPNTKLDVEDILTDLEHYHPRRKGWTWRTVPEEGVVMGDFHYRNMSTPLKQGVPLPAAEYFENIDPQPAPVVTSEIASGHFEDDLRRMRMAAWNGADHIMVIRTTGQSHIDGLLEGTPEGIGGVPITRKQLRASRKACDLIEDEVGRPINFHSYVSGVAGPEVAVLFAEEGVNGAHQDPQYNLLYRNINAYRSYVDAGEAKKVMAGAQIFQIDGAHNANATARHGWKVMPELMVQHGLNCMFSVLVGMPKDLIGLSTVPPSAPPAPKLWYDLPYAVALRDLFSEYKMRAQQNTRYIESDLAEAIRTHTIDTLISMLTSADIQSTITPDEGRNLPWHHNSIRGVQTVKQTWAALDGIKEMVTINREGPLGAMVRDLKERAIGFLTEMLHVGGYFAAVEEGFFVDSAEFPERNHDGIARDGQGGIAEGTVVERDPDYLAPVCDHFGNNNLPEGLDKPCDLIDGCTLCKPDKIVYIDELDPNDSAATRLARTRPFRDGTALRPEAEWAGDGVVLVQMNITASEDIAREAAVEMARKMGISDPQVCNLQVLHPAEGCFVEVKGQATHVDVDPSTLTIPEKIELLPPDELRQYVTDHELSVVAGTVGEDEHSVGLREILDIKHGGIEKYGVKYRYLGTSVPVEKMVDAAIESGADAILISTIISHNDIHRTMMRKLADLATEKGVRDKVVLVAGGTQVSREMAAETGLDATFGRGTKGIDVLDAIVRTMQAREGA, encoded by the coding sequence ATGACCATCCACGACCCGTGCCTGCACCACACGCACGCCCAAGAGCGCGAGCAGCTCCCCATGGACCTGCCGCGTGCATCCGCCATTCAGCCTGTCGAGCCGACGGAGCCCGCTGAGCCCCACCCCGACCAGGAGTCCCTCGCCCCGAACACCAAGCTCGACGTCGAGGACATCCTCACCGACCTCGAGCACTATCACCCCCGTCGCAAGGGATGGACCTGGCGCACCGTGCCGGAGGAGGGAGTCGTCATGGGCGACTTCCACTACCGGAACATGTCCACCCCACTGAAGCAGGGCGTGCCCCTGCCCGCCGCGGAGTACTTCGAGAACATCGATCCTCAGCCGGCCCCCGTCGTCACCTCCGAGATCGCGTCCGGACACTTCGAGGACGACCTGCGCCGCATGAGGATGGCCGCCTGGAACGGTGCCGACCACATCATGGTCATCCGCACCACAGGACAGAGCCACATCGACGGGCTCCTCGAGGGCACCCCGGAGGGCATCGGCGGTGTTCCGATCACCCGCAAGCAGCTGCGCGCCAGCCGTAAGGCCTGCGACCTCATAGAGGACGAGGTGGGACGCCCCATCAACTTCCACTCCTACGTCTCCGGAGTGGCCGGCCCCGAAGTGGCCGTCCTCTTCGCCGAGGAGGGAGTCAACGGTGCTCACCAGGACCCCCAGTACAACCTGCTGTACCGGAATATCAACGCCTACCGCAGCTACGTCGACGCCGGCGAGGCCAAAAAGGTGATGGCGGGAGCCCAGATCTTCCAGATCGACGGCGCCCACAACGCCAATGCCACCGCTCGCCATGGCTGGAAGGTCATGCCCGAGCTGATGGTCCAGCACGGCCTCAACTGCATGTTCTCGGTGTTGGTGGGAATGCCAAAGGACCTCATCGGCCTGTCGACGGTCCCGCCGAGCGCTCCCCCGGCCCCGAAGCTCTGGTACGACCTGCCGTACGCAGTGGCTTTGCGTGATCTGTTCAGCGAGTACAAGATGCGCGCCCAGCAGAACACGCGGTACATCGAGTCCGACCTGGCCGAAGCCATCCGCACCCACACCATCGACACCCTCATCTCGATGCTGACCAGCGCGGACATCCAGAGCACCATCACCCCTGACGAGGGTCGCAACCTGCCCTGGCACCACAACTCCATCCGTGGAGTCCAGACGGTCAAGCAGACCTGGGCCGCCCTGGACGGCATCAAGGAGATGGTCACCATCAACCGCGAGGGGCCGCTGGGCGCCATGGTCCGTGACCTCAAGGAGAGGGCCATCGGATTCCTCACCGAGATGTTGCACGTCGGCGGGTACTTCGCCGCCGTGGAGGAAGGGTTCTTCGTCGACTCGGCAGAATTCCCGGAGCGCAACCATGACGGCATCGCCCGTGACGGCCAAGGCGGTATCGCCGAGGGAACTGTCGTCGAGCGTGACCCCGACTACCTCGCCCCGGTCTGCGACCACTTCGGCAACAACAACCTGCCCGAGGGCCTCGACAAGCCGTGCGACCTCATCGACGGCTGCACCCTGTGCAAACCCGACAAAATCGTCTACATCGACGAGCTCGACCCGAACGACTCCGCTGCCACCCGTCTGGCCCGGACCCGTCCGTTCCGTGACGGCACGGCCCTGCGCCCGGAGGCCGAATGGGCTGGTGACGGCGTCGTCCTGGTGCAGATGAACATCACCGCCTCGGAGGACATCGCCCGTGAGGCAGCTGTCGAGATGGCGCGCAAAATGGGCATCAGCGACCCGCAGGTGTGCAATCTTCAGGTGCTGCATCCGGCCGAGGGGTGCTTCGTCGAGGTCAAGGGCCAGGCGACCCACGTCGACGTCGACCCGTCCACGCTGACGATCCCCGAGAAGATCGAGCTGCTTCCCCCCGACGAATTGCGTCAGTACGTCACCGACCACGAGTTGTCGGTGGTCGCCGGAACCGTCGGTGAGGACGAGCACAGCGTCGGTCTGCGCGAGATTCTTGACATCAAGCACGGTGGCATCGAGAAATATGGCGTGAAGTACCGCTACCTCGGGACTTCTGTACCGGTGGAGAAGATGGTCGACGCGGCCATCGAGAGCGGAGCCGACGCCATCCTCATCTCGACCATCATCAGCCACAACGACATCCATCGCACGATGATGCGCAAGCTGGCTGACCTGGCCACCGAGAAGGGCGTCCGCGACAAGGTCGTGCTGGTGGCCGGAGGTACTCAGGTGAGCCGGGAGATGGCTGCCGAAACAGGTCTCGACGCCACCTTCGGACGCGGCACCAAGGGTATCGACGTCCTCGATGCCATCGTCCGCACGATGCAAGCCCGAGAGGGTGCCTGA
- a CDS encoding glutamate mutase L gives MTVLTTLEIGSTITKANAFKLESGLLHHIGQGFAPTSVAAGDVRIGADAAIAQMSERCGLPLDAGEVFVNSSAAGGLRMSVHGLTKSMTARAAREAALGAGAIVTMTTVGAMDEFDLEDLQENNPNIILLAGGVDDGEKRIVVENARIIASAKLGVPVIYAGNSRVRRRIENIFTEAGQPLTCVDNVFPDVDVLRVEPVRAVIHDVFNDHITAAPGMQGLAKLTSHEILPTPGAVLLATELFADAVGDAVVVDVGGATTDVHSVTDGSSEWTARVIDPEPRTKRTVEGDLGVFVNARRVAAMTDEGVDEKRLEWLRAIPNDEREAEVTRWLAKEAVEIGVARHAGTVTEIFTPTGKTQVVRGKDLSAVRWVVGTGGALTRIPGGADILRRICTGVGAQLLPSPEATIVIDRDYRFSALGTVAQCYRDEVRRSFAAWIDSITDTTKLPGDEGPSVNGDVLSPDVTKNNISHGMESTS, from the coding sequence ATGACCGTGCTCACGACTCTGGAGATCGGCTCCACCATCACCAAGGCCAACGCCTTCAAACTGGAGTCCGGATTGTTGCACCACATCGGGCAGGGCTTTGCCCCCACCTCAGTGGCTGCCGGCGACGTGCGCATCGGCGCAGACGCCGCGATCGCCCAGATGAGTGAGCGGTGCGGCCTACCGCTGGACGCCGGGGAGGTCTTCGTGAACTCCTCGGCGGCCGGTGGGCTGCGCATGAGCGTCCACGGCCTGACCAAGTCCATGACGGCCAGGGCTGCCCGCGAAGCAGCCCTGGGCGCCGGAGCCATCGTCACGATGACCACCGTCGGGGCGATGGACGAGTTCGATCTCGAGGATCTGCAGGAGAACAACCCCAACATCATCCTGTTGGCCGGCGGAGTCGACGACGGGGAGAAACGGATCGTGGTGGAGAACGCCAGGATCATCGCCTCTGCCAAGTTGGGGGTTCCGGTGATCTACGCCGGGAATTCCCGAGTCCGCAGGCGGATCGAGAACATTTTTACCGAGGCAGGCCAGCCGTTGACGTGCGTCGACAATGTCTTCCCCGACGTCGATGTTTTGCGCGTCGAGCCAGTGCGAGCCGTCATCCATGACGTCTTCAATGACCACATCACCGCAGCACCGGGGATGCAGGGGCTGGCCAAACTGACCAGTCACGAGATCCTGCCGACCCCGGGAGCGGTACTTCTGGCCACCGAGCTCTTCGCTGACGCGGTTGGGGACGCTGTGGTGGTCGATGTTGGTGGTGCCACTACCGACGTCCACAGTGTCACGGACGGGTCCTCGGAGTGGACTGCCCGAGTCATCGATCCTGAGCCGCGTACCAAGCGGACCGTCGAGGGGGACCTGGGAGTTTTCGTCAACGCCCGACGGGTCGCTGCCATGACCGACGAAGGCGTGGACGAGAAGCGTCTGGAATGGCTGCGGGCCATCCCCAATGATGAACGCGAGGCGGAAGTCACCCGATGGCTGGCCAAAGAGGCCGTTGAAATTGGAGTGGCTCGCCACGCCGGTACCGTGACTGAAATCTTCACTCCCACGGGTAAGACCCAGGTAGTGCGCGGCAAGGATCTCAGTGCCGTGCGTTGGGTGGTGGGAACCGGCGGTGCTTTGACGCGGATCCCGGGTGGTGCGGACATCCTCCGTCGTATCTGCACCGGGGTCGGAGCCCAGCTGCTGCCAAGCCCCGAGGCCACCATCGTCATCGACCGCGACTATCGATTTTCAGCCCTCGGAACGGTGGCCCAGTGCTACCGCGACGAGGTGCGTCGAAGCTTCGCTGCCTGGATCGACTCCATCACTGACACCACAAAACTGCCGGGTGACGAGGGGCCAAGCGTCAACGGTGACGTCCTCTCGCCCGACGTGACGAAAAACAACATCTCACATGGGATGGAAAGCACATCATGA
- a CDS encoding alanine/ornithine racemase family PLP-dependent enzyme, which produces MNGPTPRLEILADRIHDNARAIVAQCSDHGIQVAAVTKVLHAHPALLRALDDTGIAMLADSRLQNLRRIAETGSSLPTLLLRAPGRHDIDATVQLADISLNSSLITMTALSEAAVRAGTRHGVIIMVDVGDLREGVWPDHLVDVVSAAATLPGIDVRGIGTNLACYGGVQPSVENMTRLVHLRNLARDATGLELGLISGGNSANLPLMMSGDMPSEINHLRVGEAIILGRNTLDRSAWPGTRQDTVEVVSEIIELERKPSIPLGRTGEDAFGQHVTFTDRGVRLRAICNLGRQDVNPSDLTPIDPGHIVLGASSDHLIVDVTDSVSPVEIGTEVRFRPTYAGLLSTATSSAVWKGAATPQAL; this is translated from the coding sequence ATGAACGGCCCCACTCCCCGGTTGGAGATTCTCGCCGACCGGATTCACGACAACGCACGAGCGATCGTCGCCCAGTGCTCCGACCACGGCATTCAGGTTGCCGCCGTCACCAAGGTCTTGCACGCCCATCCAGCCCTCTTGCGGGCTCTGGACGACACCGGGATCGCGATGCTCGCCGATTCTCGGTTGCAGAACCTGCGCCGCATCGCTGAAACCGGATCCTCCCTGCCAACTCTGCTGCTGCGAGCTCCGGGACGTCACGACATTGACGCCACCGTGCAGCTCGCCGACATTTCTCTCAACTCGTCGCTCATCACCATGACCGCGTTATCGGAGGCCGCCGTCCGAGCGGGAACCCGCCACGGGGTAATCATCATGGTCGACGTCGGCGACCTGCGTGAGGGGGTCTGGCCCGACCATCTCGTTGACGTGGTGTCTGCCGCGGCGACACTGCCAGGCATTGACGTCAGGGGAATTGGTACCAATCTCGCCTGCTACGGCGGGGTCCAACCGAGTGTCGAGAACATGACCCGCCTGGTCCATCTGCGCAACCTCGCCCGAGATGCGACTGGGCTGGAACTCGGCCTCATCTCCGGCGGGAACTCGGCCAACCTTCCCCTCATGATGAGCGGGGACATGCCGTCGGAAATCAACCATCTACGTGTTGGCGAGGCCATCATCCTGGGGCGTAACACCCTGGACCGATCCGCGTGGCCGGGGACTCGCCAGGACACCGTCGAAGTGGTTTCCGAGATCATCGAACTCGAGCGAAAACCGTCAATCCCGCTCGGCCGCACCGGTGAGGATGCTTTCGGCCAACACGTCACTTTCACCGACCGCGGCGTTCGGCTACGTGCCATCTGCAATCTTGGGCGTCAGGACGTCAACCCGTCTGATCTGACGCCCATTGACCCCGGCCACATCGTGCTTGGGGCCAGCTCGGATCACCTCATCGTTGACGTGACCGATTCTGTCAGCCCGGTAGAGATCGGGACCGAAGTGAGGTTCCGGCCGACTTACGCGGGCTTACTTTCCACTGCCACCTCCTCTGCTGTCTGGAAGGGAGCAGCTACTCCCCAGGCCCTGTGA
- a CDS encoding amino acid permease: MKNASATLKPVDPAEERELQRGLTNRHLQLIALGGAIGTGMFMGSSSTIHLAGPSSALVYALIGFFLYFMMRALGEMLLSNLNYKSFRDIAEDMLGPAGGFIAGWTYWFSWIVAAMGDLAAITAYAQYWWPNIPKWLPATALAAVLLALNIIAVQFFGEAEFWFALIKLIAVGALVVVAAVLVATRFVSPDGDPATIANLWNDGGFFPNGLMGFLGGFQIAFFAFVGIELVGTAAAETKDPRNTLPKAINAIPVRLALFYVLALLAITTVIPWRKVVPGVSPFVSLFGLAGFGAAASVMNFVLLTAAASSDNSGLYSTSRMMYGLALDGQAPSRFRKLSGNNVPRNALVASCLLLLCGIIFLYTSDSIMQAFALVTTVAALLFLFSWSLIVVCYIVYRRKRPDLHEESVYKMPGGVPMCWVVLAFFAISLVILTLDPTTRMAVIVTPIWFVFIGSMYFVYRHRKQRNEALH, translated from the coding sequence ATGAAAAATGCATCGGCGACCCTCAAGCCGGTCGACCCCGCTGAGGAGCGGGAACTGCAACGCGGACTGACCAACCGGCATCTGCAACTCATCGCCCTGGGTGGGGCCATTGGCACCGGAATGTTCATGGGCTCCAGCAGCACCATTCACCTTGCCGGCCCGTCCAGTGCACTCGTCTACGCGCTGATCGGCTTCTTCCTGTACTTCATGATGCGTGCCCTCGGCGAGATGCTGCTCTCAAACCTCAATTACAAGTCCTTCCGTGACATCGCTGAGGACATGTTGGGGCCTGCCGGGGGTTTTATCGCCGGGTGGACGTATTGGTTCTCGTGGATCGTTGCCGCCATGGGAGACCTCGCAGCCATTACCGCCTACGCGCAGTACTGGTGGCCAAATATTCCGAAATGGCTGCCAGCGACCGCCTTGGCCGCCGTCCTTCTGGCTCTCAACATCATTGCCGTGCAGTTCTTCGGTGAGGCTGAGTTCTGGTTCGCGCTCATCAAACTCATCGCAGTCGGTGCGCTGGTGGTCGTCGCTGCCGTGCTCGTAGCCACCCGTTTCGTGTCCCCGGACGGGGACCCAGCCACGATTGCGAACCTCTGGAACGACGGTGGTTTCTTCCCCAACGGATTGATGGGATTCCTCGGCGGATTCCAGATTGCTTTCTTCGCTTTTGTCGGTATCGAGCTGGTCGGCACCGCTGCCGCCGAGACGAAGGACCCCCGCAACACCCTTCCCAAGGCGATCAACGCCATTCCGGTGCGGTTGGCCCTGTTTTACGTACTCGCCCTGCTGGCCATCACCACCGTCATCCCCTGGCGCAAGGTGGTGCCTGGCGTCAGCCCGTTCGTGTCTCTGTTCGGCCTGGCTGGCTTCGGAGCTGCTGCCAGCGTGATGAATTTCGTCCTACTCACCGCAGCCGCGTCGTCGGACAATTCAGGGCTGTACTCCACATCACGAATGATGTACGGCTTGGCTCTCGATGGTCAGGCACCGTCAAGGTTCCGAAAACTGTCGGGCAACAACGTCCCTCGCAACGCACTTGTCGCGTCCTGCCTGCTGTTGCTGTGCGGCATCATCTTCCTCTACACCTCGGACTCGATCATGCAGGCTTTCGCCCTCGTGACGACCGTTGCCGCACTGCTGTTCCTGTTCAGCTGGTCCCTCATCGTCGTGTGCTACATCGTGTATCGCCGCAAGCGCCCCGACCTGCACGAGGAGTCGGTGTACAAGATGCCTGGCGGCGTCCCAATGTGCTGGGTGGTGCTGGCATTCTTCGCAATCAGCCTCGTCATCCTCACCTTGGATCCGACGACGCGAATGGCGGTGATCGTCACGCCAATCTGGTTCGTCTTCATCGGTTCGATGTATTTCGTATACCGGCACCGCAAACAGCGCAATGAAGCATTGCACTGA
- a CDS encoding amino acid permease: protein MTAFGETPDASWHPQTPTNEAAQTARSPHSEQHSEAHLHRNLSNRHIQLIAIGGAIGTGLFLGSGKAIHAAGPSIILSYLIIGTMLYFVMRAMGELLMHNLSYKSFQDFAADLIGPWAGFFLGWTYWLCWIVTGMAELIGITTYWDYWVRNRTLATLLAAATLCLLLCLNLLTVKMFGELEFWFALIKIVAIISLIILAIMLAIVGFKSSSGIAASVTNLWDHGGFMPHGWSGFFAGFQMSAFAFVGIELIGTTAAETQDPEKTLPRAISAVPARILIFYIGSLAAIMTAVPWNDVRPDSSPFVQVFGLVGFAGAASVMNFVVLTSAASSSNSGIYSISRMLYGLAHKRMAPRQFGQLSKNGVPRWGLVATVLVLSTALILAASESFIDAFTIVTTISSVLFIFVWNMIVISYLKYRKIAPDAHSTSKYPMPGGRGMCWAILAFFVFILVLLAQEPDTARALALTPIWFALLGVGWFFDHHRAIRDDTGDDVPIRRRTAER from the coding sequence ATGACTGCTTTTGGCGAAACTCCAGACGCTTCATGGCACCCTCAAACACCAACGAATGAGGCCGCTCAGACTGCGCGCTCACCACATTCCGAGCAGCACAGTGAGGCGCACCTCCACCGCAATCTCAGCAACCGCCACATCCAGCTCATCGCGATCGGTGGCGCCATCGGGACTGGCTTGTTCCTGGGATCCGGCAAAGCTATCCACGCCGCCGGACCAAGCATCATCCTGTCCTACCTCATCATCGGCACCATGCTCTATTTTGTGATGCGGGCCATGGGCGAGTTGCTGATGCACAACCTCAGCTACAAGAGCTTCCAAGATTTCGCAGCCGACTTGATCGGCCCTTGGGCAGGATTCTTCCTAGGGTGGACTTACTGGCTCTGCTGGATTGTCACCGGAATGGCCGAACTCATTGGAATTACCACCTATTGGGATTACTGGGTCAGAAACCGCACCCTCGCTACCCTTTTAGCTGCAGCGACACTCTGCCTCCTTCTTTGCTTGAACCTCCTCACTGTTAAAATGTTTGGCGAACTGGAATTCTGGTTCGCATTGATTAAGATCGTTGCTATCATCTCACTCATCATCCTCGCCATCATGCTGGCAATCGTTGGATTCAAGTCCTCCTCTGGCATTGCCGCATCGGTCACCAACCTGTGGGATCACGGTGGGTTCATGCCACACGGATGGAGCGGATTCTTCGCTGGATTCCAAATGTCGGCATTCGCATTCGTGGGAATTGAACTCATCGGGACAACCGCAGCCGAGACCCAAGACCCCGAAAAGACGCTTCCTCGAGCTATCAGTGCCGTACCGGCACGGATCCTCATCTTCTACATCGGCTCACTGGCCGCGATCATGACAGCCGTGCCGTGGAACGATGTCCGCCCGGATTCCTCCCCGTTCGTGCAGGTTTTCGGACTCGTCGGATTCGCTGGAGCCGCCAGCGTAATGAATTTCGTCGTGCTCACGTCCGCCGCATCGTCTTCGAACTCCGGCATCTACTCCATTTCACGGATGCTCTATGGCCTCGCACACAAGAGGATGGCTCCGAGACAGTTTGGACAACTCAGCAAGAACGGTGTCCCACGATGGGGGCTCGTCGCCACCGTCCTGGTTCTCAGCACGGCGCTCATCTTGGCGGCGTCAGAATCCTTCATCGACGCTTTCACCATCGTTACGACAATTTCATCAGTGTTGTTCATCTTTGTCTGGAACATGATCGTCATCAGCTACCTGAAGTATCGAAAGATTGCGCCGGACGCCCACTCAACGTCGAAGTACCCCATGCCCGGTGGGCGCGGCATGTGCTGGGCCATCTTGGCGTTTTTCGTCTTCATCCTCGTGTTGCTGGCTCAGGAACCTGACACCGCCCGCGCTCTCGCACTCACCCCTATCTGGTTCGCCCTTCTGGGGGTCGGCTGGTTCTTCGACCACCACCGCGCCATCCGCGACGACACAGGAGACGACGTCCCGATTCGAAGGAGAACGGCTGAGCGATGA
- the alr gene encoding alanine racemase, translating into MSRCPSPSHATVDLSAIAANLAVVRKRAGDRKVLFTVKADAYGHGAVEVSRYVEKHHCADWLAVATVAEGQELVEAGITLPILKLSPADPRNLDAAIASGMRLTVVDFDTLDAVNSAAGKRGVTVKIHIAVDSGMGRIGLRPERLGELTAAADRAENTEVEGVFTHLPISDVPEGADFTRREIDTFMEAVSKAEAERGPFPLVHLANSGAILGHDLGRTSMVRAGIAGYGYDPDPHADRAELHPALSWVSHVTFVKTVNPGDTIGYGRTWTASETTRIATIPVGYADGLSRALSNKGSVIIGGAIHPIVGRVCMDQSMVDLGPNSTVSVGDEVVLIGTQGDAVLTADDMAEQLGTISYEITCDISKRVDRLWIGE; encoded by the coding sequence ATGTCAAGATGTCCGTCGCCCTCACATGCCACCGTTGATCTGTCTGCCATCGCTGCGAACCTCGCCGTCGTCAGGAAACGAGCTGGCGACCGGAAGGTCCTCTTCACCGTCAAGGCCGACGCTTACGGACACGGCGCTGTCGAAGTCTCTCGCTATGTCGAAAAACATCACTGCGCTGATTGGTTGGCCGTCGCCACTGTCGCAGAAGGCCAAGAGCTGGTGGAAGCCGGCATCACACTGCCCATCCTCAAGCTCTCCCCCGCTGACCCCCGGAACCTCGATGCCGCTATCGCATCCGGCATGCGACTCACGGTGGTGGATTTCGACACCCTGGATGCAGTCAACTCTGCCGCTGGGAAGCGGGGAGTTACCGTCAAGATCCACATTGCCGTCGACAGCGGTATGGGGCGTATTGGATTGCGACCAGAACGACTGGGCGAGCTTACAGCCGCTGCGGATCGTGCCGAGAACACCGAGGTCGAGGGAGTTTTCACTCACCTGCCGATCAGTGACGTCCCCGAGGGAGCAGACTTCACGCGGCGGGAGATAGACACCTTCATGGAAGCCGTGTCCAAGGCGGAGGCAGAGCGGGGACCGTTCCCGCTGGTACACCTTGCCAATTCCGGCGCCATCCTTGGGCATGACCTGGGGAGAACGTCAATGGTGCGCGCAGGCATCGCCGGGTACGGATACGACCCCGACCCACACGCCGACCGCGCCGAATTGCACCCTGCCTTGTCGTGGGTGAGTCACGTCACCTTCGTCAAAACCGTCAATCCAGGCGACACCATTGGCTACGGAAGGACTTGGACCGCCAGCGAGACGACAAGAATTGCCACCATACCTGTCGGATACGCCGACGGGCTGTCCAGGGCGTTGTCGAACAAGGGGAGCGTAATCATCGGAGGCGCCATCCATCCCATCGTCGGGCGGGTGTGCATGGACCAGTCCATGGTCGACCTCGGCCCCAATTCAACTGTCTCCGTAGGTGATGAAGTGGTTCTCATCGGAACCCAGGGTGATGCAGTTCTGACCGCCGACGACATGGCCGAGCAGCTCGGAACCATCAGTTACGAGATCACCTGTGACATTTCGAAGCGGGTGGATCGTCTTTGGATCGGCGAATGA
- a CDS encoding phosphoglucomutase/phosphomannomutase family protein yields the protein MADEIEFGTGGWRAIIADTFTRFNVERVAQALSDRIRDENQQQRPVVIGYDQRFLSPEFAWWAAEVLAANGLTVRIIDRPAPTPMIMWTVRDLDCAYGLAVTASHNPATYNGLKVFTEGGRDAKVEITEPIQRRANSLGAADIKRMHRSDALRDGLIEVQTSMNWYIDAILDHVDLDAIRHAHLKVVLDPMFGVSRTCLQTILMTARCDVDTIHERRDTLFGGRLPSPNSKTLQALTQEVVERGADIGIATDGDADRLGIIDDQGDFLHPNQILVLLYTYLLEDKGWEGPCVRNLATTHLLDRVAEAHGQTCYEVPVGFKWVSSKMAETGAVIGGESSGGLTVKGHIAGKDGVYAGTLLVEMIAKRGKKLSQIYADIEERYGRLEMVEDDFSFAPEVKETLKKRIYEDKDLPDFGLEVDHISDLDGVKVYFANGGWIIIRFSGTEPLLRVFCEMPDAAQARACVDKVVQHYHFE from the coding sequence ATGGCGGACGAGATCGAATTTGGAACTGGCGGATGGCGAGCGATTATCGCGGATACCTTCACTCGCTTTAATGTCGAGCGAGTCGCTCAGGCGCTTTCAGACCGTATACGCGACGAGAATCAGCAACAGCGTCCGGTCGTCATCGGGTATGACCAGCGCTTCCTTTCCCCAGAGTTCGCATGGTGGGCGGCAGAAGTACTCGCGGCCAATGGGCTCACCGTCCGGATCATCGATCGGCCTGCTCCGACCCCGATGATCATGTGGACTGTCCGCGACTTGGATTGCGCCTACGGCCTTGCGGTCACGGCTTCCCACAACCCCGCGACGTACAACGGCCTCAAGGTGTTCACGGAAGGCGGCCGCGACGCCAAGGTGGAGATCACCGAACCCATCCAGCGTCGTGCCAATTCCCTCGGCGCGGCCGACATCAAACGCATGCACCGCTCTGACGCCCTTCGTGATGGGTTAATTGAGGTGCAGACTTCGATGAACTGGTACATCGACGCGATCCTTGACCACGTCGACCTCGACGCGATCCGACACGCTCACCTCAAGGTCGTCCTCGACCCGATGTTCGGCGTTTCCCGCACGTGCCTGCAGACGATCCTCATGACGGCTCGCTGCGATGTCGACACGATTCACGAGCGTCGCGACACACTTTTCGGCGGGCGTTTGCCCTCCCCGAACTCCAAGACCCTGCAAGCCTTGACCCAGGAGGTTGTCGAGCGGGGAGCCGACATTGGCATCGCCACCGATGGTGACGCTGACCGGCTCGGCATCATCGATGATCAGGGAGATTTCCTGCACCCCAACCAGATCTTGGTTCTGCTGTACACGTATCTGCTGGAGGACAAGGGCTGGGAAGGCCCGTGCGTGCGCAACCTCGCGACCACGCACCTGCTTGATCGCGTTGCCGAGGCCCATGGACAGACGTGCTACGAGGTCCCAGTGGGGTTCAAGTGGGTGTCGTCGAAGATGGCTGAGACCGGCGCTGTGATCGGCGGCGAGTCTTCCGGTGGTTTGACCGTCAAGGGGCACATCGCGGGCAAGGATGGTGTCTACGCGGGCACCCTGCTGGTGGAAATGATCGCCAAGCGCGGCAAGAAGCTTTCCCAGATCTACGCCGACATCGAGGAGCGTTACGGTCGCCTCGAGATGGTGGAGGATGATTTCTCCTTCGCCCCCGAGGTCAAGGAGACCCTCAAGAAGCGCATCTACGAGGACAAGGACCTGCCTGATTTTGGCCTCGAGGTTGATCACATCAGCGACCTGGACGGAGTCAAGGTGTACTTCGCCAACGGTGGGTGGATCATCATTCGGTTCTCGGGTACCGAGCCCCTGCTACGGGTGTTCTGCGAGATGCCCGACGCAGCTCAGGCTCGCGCGTGCGTCGACAAGGTCGTCCAGCATTATCACTTTGAGTGA